A window of the Dyadobacter pollutisoli genome harbors these coding sequences:
- the ffh gene encoding signal recognition particle protein: MFENLQDKLNNAFRTLKGKDRISDINVAATTKEVRKALVDADVNFKVAKEITDRIREKALDRKILISVEPGQMFVKIVQEELTELMGGQAEGINIKGDPAVILIAGLQGSGKTTFSGKLATLLKKQGRQVLLTACDVYRPAAIDQLKVLGEQVGVEVYSEPENKNPVSIAQNAVAYARKVGKKIVIVDTAGRLAVDEVMMQEVADIKSALKPSEILFVVDSMTGQDAVNTAKTFNERLNFDGVVLTKLDGDARGGAALSIRQIVDKPIKYISTGEKMEALDSFYPDRMASRILGMGDVISLVERAQQAFDEDEAKRINAKMRQNKFDFDDFLGQLQQIKKMGNVKDLIGMIPGMGSAMKDLDIDNESFKPIEAIIQSMTKKERENPDIIDGSRKKRIATGSGTSILQVNNLIKQFDEMRKMMKKMNTMQAAGKLGKAIRR; encoded by the coding sequence ATGTTTGAAAACTTACAGGACAAGCTTAATAATGCCTTTCGCACACTAAAAGGAAAGGATAGGATTTCAGATATAAATGTTGCCGCAACTACCAAAGAAGTCCGCAAAGCACTAGTCGACGCCGATGTTAACTTCAAGGTTGCCAAGGAAATTACAGACCGGATCAGAGAAAAAGCACTCGACAGAAAAATATTGATCTCTGTTGAGCCGGGGCAGATGTTTGTAAAGATCGTTCAGGAAGAATTGACTGAACTGATGGGTGGCCAGGCTGAGGGGATCAACATTAAAGGCGACCCTGCGGTGATTTTGATCGCCGGTTTGCAAGGTTCGGGTAAGACCACTTTTTCAGGTAAGCTTGCTACTTTATTAAAAAAACAAGGCCGCCAGGTATTGCTAACAGCCTGCGACGTGTACCGTCCCGCTGCGATTGACCAGTTGAAAGTATTGGGCGAGCAGGTAGGTGTGGAAGTGTACTCGGAGCCTGAAAATAAAAATCCCGTCAGCATTGCCCAAAACGCTGTGGCCTACGCCCGGAAGGTCGGGAAAAAGATCGTGATCGTCGATACGGCCGGACGTCTGGCCGTGGATGAGGTCATGATGCAAGAAGTTGCAGACATTAAATCCGCTTTAAAGCCTTCTGAAATTTTGTTCGTCGTGGATTCCATGACCGGACAAGATGCTGTGAATACTGCGAAAACTTTCAATGAAAGGCTGAATTTCGATGGTGTGGTATTGACCAAACTCGACGGTGATGCACGTGGTGGAGCGGCGCTTTCCATTCGTCAGATCGTTGATAAGCCTATCAAATACATCAGTACCGGCGAAAAAATGGAAGCCCTGGATTCTTTCTATCCAGACAGGATGGCGAGCAGGATCCTCGGTATGGGTGATGTGATATCTCTTGTGGAGCGCGCCCAGCAGGCATTTGATGAAGATGAAGCCAAACGCATTAATGCTAAAATGCGTCAGAATAAATTCGATTTTGACGACTTTTTAGGCCAGCTACAGCAGATCAAAAAGATGGGTAATGTGAAAGATCTGATCGGTATGATCCCTGGAATGGGTAGTGCTATGAAAGATCTGGATATCGACAATGAGTCCTTCAAACCGATTGAGGCCATTATCCAATCCATGACCAAAAAAGAACGAGAAAACCCGGATATTATCGACGGAAGCAGAAAAAAGCGAATTGCGACCGGTAGCGGTACGTCCATTCTGCAGGTAAACAATCTGATCAAGCAATTCGACGAGATGCGCAAAATGATGAAGAAAATGAATACCATGCAGGCGGCCGGCAAGCTGGGCAAAGCAATCCGTCGCTAA